The segment CAGCGGCGGCCAGCCGTCGGCCGGCTCCGGCAGCCCCATCAGCCCGGTCAGCAGCCGGACCAGCCCGAGGAACATGGCCTCGCGGACGTCGTCGCCGTGCCAGTTGAGGTTGCCGTTGACCTCGAGCGTGATGAAGCCGTGCAGCGAGGCCCAGCAGTGGGTCATGGCCAGCTCGGTGGCCGGGTCGGCGCCGTGCAGGGTCTTGTCGCCGAACGCCGCCAGCAGGACGGGTGGCAACTGGGTCAGCGGTAGCGCTCGCCGGGTGCCGCAGTCGTCCGCGTCCCGGGACAGGCTGCGCAGGGCCTCCATCGCCCGGAGCGCCGCGGCCTTGTCCGGCCCGGCGTCCACGACGGTCGCGTCGACCTGGTGGCCCTTCTCGAACCCGGCCAGCGACGGCCCGAAGACCAGCGTGAAGCTCTCCCGGTCGGCCAGCGCCCACTCCCGGTACGCCCGGCAGACCGCGAGGAACCGGCCGCCCGGGTCGGTCGCCGGCACCGTGTCCCGGGCCTTCTCGACCTGCTCGGCCAGGCCGGTCAGGGCGTCCACGATCAGCGCGGTGAGTAGGCCCTCCCGGCCGTCGAAGTAGCGGTAGAGGCCGGGCGCGGACATGCGCATGTCCCGGGCCACGTCCGAGAGCCGGACGTCGACCGTGCCCTGCGCGCGCATCCGGGCCAGCGTCGTGTCCTTGATCTCCTGGATCGTCGCCGCCCGGGTGGTCTCCCGCCTCGTCCGCACCTGCACCTCCGTACCGGTCCTACCCAGGACTCTCAGCGTTCCATCAGCGAAGCCTCTTGACAATGTTACCTCTCTTCCCTTCTGCTATGACCCATCGCAACGCGAAGACTCGTAACGGAGGCGAAGATGGTTCCCGATCCGCAGGTGGGAGCGCTCGGCCGGCTGGCCGGGGCGGCGCACCGCCACCGCGTCCTGGTCGTGGTGCTCTGGCTGGTCGCCGTGGCCGGTGCCGTGGGCCTCTCCCAGGTCGCCTCGGGCGACTTCAAGGCGGACTACACCGCCCGCGGGTCGGACTCCCGGACCGCCCAGGACCTGCTCGCGTCCCGCTTCCCCGCGGCGGCCGGGGAGCAGGTCAGCGTCGTGGTCAAGGCCGACGGCCCGGTGACCGCGCCGGCCGTCCGGTCCGCCGTGGAGGGCCTGCTGGGCCAGATCCGGACCGTGCCGCACGTCGTCGCCGCCCCCAGCCCGTACGGGCAGCGGGGCGCGATCTCGGCCGACGACCGGATCCTGCAGGCGACGATCCAGCTGGACGCGCCCAACCCGGACGCGATGCCGGTGCAGGACACCCAGCGGATCATCGACCTGGCCCAGGCCGCGGACAGGTCCGGGCTGCAGGTCGCGGTCGGCGGGCAGGTCGTCGAGACCGCCACCCAGGGCTCGATCGGCTCGGAGGGCATCGGGCTGGCCGCCGCCGCGATCATCCTGCTGCTGGTGTTCGGCTCGGTGGTCGCGGCCGGCCTGCCGATCCTGGTCGCGGTCGTCGGGCTCGGGGTGAGCGCGTCGCTGGTCGGCGTCGTCGCCGCGATCGTGGACGTGCCGGACTGGTCGACCTCGCTGGCCGCGATGATGGGTATCGGCGTCGGCGTGGACTACGTGCTGCTGCTGGTCACCCGCTACCGGGAGTACCTCGGGCGCGGCCTGACCCCGCGCGGCGCGACGATGGCGACCGCGGACACCGCCGGCCGGGCCGTGCTGGTGGCCGGCTCGACCGTGGTGGTCAGCCTGCTGGGCCTGTTCGGGATGGGCCTGTCGGCGATGCGCGGCGCGGCCGTGGTGACGATCCTCGCGGTGCTGGTCGTCATGCTCGCGGCGGTGACGCTGCTGCCGGCCCTGTTCGGGTTCGTCGGGTACCGGATCGACCGGCTGCGGCTGCCGGTCCCGCGCTCCTCCCGCCGCCCGCTCGGGGCCCGCTGGGCCGTCGGCGTCCAGCGCCGCCCCTGGGTCGCGCTCGGCTCCGGGCTGGTGCTGCTCGGGCTGCTGGCCGCGCCGTTCCTCGGCGTCCGGTACGGGTTCCCCGATGCCGGCAACGACCGCGCCGGCACCACCACCCGGCAGGCGTACGACCTGCTGGCCGAGGGCTTCGGCCCCGGCGCCAACGGCCCGCTGGTGCTGGTCTCCACCGACGACGGCACCGCC is part of the Mycobacteriales bacterium genome and harbors:
- a CDS encoding TetR/AcrR family transcriptional regulator, yielding MRTRRETTRAATIQEIKDTTLARMRAQGTVDVRLSDVARDMRMSAPGLYRYFDGREGLLTALIVDALTGLAEQVEKARDTVPATDPGGRFLAVCRAYREWALADRESFTLVFGPSLAGFEKGHQVDATVVDAGPDKAAALRAMEALRSLSRDADDCGTRRALPLTQLPPVLLAAFGDKTLHGADPATELAMTHCWASLHGFITLEVNGNLNWHGDDVREAMFLGLVRLLTGLMGLPEPADGWPPLTPAP
- a CDS encoding MMPL family transporter; translation: MVPDPQVGALGRLAGAAHRHRVLVVVLWLVAVAGAVGLSQVASGDFKADYTARGSDSRTAQDLLASRFPAAAGEQVSVVVKADGPVTAPAVRSAVEGLLGQIRTVPHVVAAPSPYGQRGAISADDRILQATIQLDAPNPDAMPVQDTQRIIDLAQAADRSGLQVAVGGQVVETATQGSIGSEGIGLAAAAIILLLVFGSVVAAGLPILVAVVGLGVSASLVGVVAAIVDVPDWSTSLAAMMGIGVGVDYVLLLVTRYREYLGRGLTPRGATMATADTAGRAVLVAGSTVVVSLLGLFGMGLSAMRGAAVVTILAVLVVMLAAVTLLPALFGFVGYRIDRLRLPVPRSSRRPLGARWAVGVQRRPWVALGSGLVLLGLLAAPFLGVRYGFPDAGNDRAGTTTRQAYDLLAEGFGPGANGPLVLVSTDDGTALTALQQRIAATPGVAAVTPPVAAPSGDAAMMTVVPTTSPQSADTETLVATLRATVAGTGVHVGGVTAAAVDTNEDMASRLPLLIGGVVGLSFLLLLTVFRSLVVAVKAALLNLLSLAAAYGVVALVLQGGWAGRLIGIDTPTPLPAFVPVLMFAVLFGLSMDYEVFLLTRIRERWLKTGDNTTSVTEGLTRTARVVTAAAAIMIAVFAAFVPSPVIFLKVIGIGMAAAIFIDATVVRMLLVPAIMQLLGRANWWLPGWLERVLPRIQVEGADDHDAVGEPPARELQPA